The Glycine max cultivar Williams 82 chromosome 3, Glycine_max_v4.0, whole genome shotgun sequence sequence GTATAATTACATCATTGACTGAGCAGACCCCCCTCCCCCTACTTTTTCAATCATTTGTGAGAATGTGAAACTATTGATACCTTAATGTTGAACCTTTAGGTGACCTCCGTAATTTTTTTGATTGATCACCAACCCATTCTGTCCTCATTTGATGCCAGGCTAACTCAGCTGCATGAGAAAATTAACATACGTGAAATTATTCCACAAAGAGGCACACAAGTGGACTGCATTTGATACTGGAAAGTTGATTACGAAAAGAGTCTCATAGCAGTCAatataaaaggagaaaaaatatattaatatattttgtatttcctGAGAGGCCTTCAGGGGACTGAAAAGCATTAACATCagatattttctataaaatgtTTGTTTCAATCTGGCTAAGTTAATTTGTAAGTTTGCAATTGTCTGTGTGTCATATTGAATAAAGTGTAGCAACTAACATAACCATATGCCAAACTATGTAGCTTGAttagtttttacattttctacCTTTTCCTACTTGGAAACCACAGGGTATGACTACGCATTTTGTCTCAACTTACCTaggaaacaaagaacaaaaaatataggaTTCTAACATATGAGTGAAAAAATTTACGTTCTAAGTGATGAGGAAAACAAAACTACTTGTGAATTTAAACACGAATACATCAATCTTGTTGCAGAGCCAAACCTATTAAACCTGAATACTGCATATGAGCATTACTCAGCCCGCCCACATTGCCTTGTGCACACTGGATACTTGAGAAACTTGAACCATGAAGgaggtttttttttgttattgttgagTGTTAACATATGCAagctaattattattattttttctaaagtaTAACTAAAACATACCATGGTTTACATAGACTTCTTTCTCAGTTAAATTCTTGTTGCCAGCATTGCTTGAGCCCCTTGAAGAGTGATTCTGATGGGGAACGGCATCTGAACTAGTACCAATtagttccattttttttttggagcagTACAGCATTATCTTCTAACCTATTAATCTGCATAGAAAGTATATGAACAAATCAAtgataagaaataagaaattagGAATATAAACACATTCCTATTTCCTATGCCACCACCTAATAGTTTGAGCTTTAAGGAGATTTGGTACCCATGCACAATAGCTTCTAATTAAGCAATTAAAAATGCAGATTTAGACCTTAAAAATCTATATAACTGGAGGCCAAAtgaaataatacttttttcaaatttgaagtcTATTTTTTATACCAAACTTTTTCAAGAATAGAAAAttccatattatatatatatatatatatatatatatatatatatatatatatcttacatTAGCaactctgaattttttttttcttctcattttatgCCATCATGAAACACATGTTTTTGCAAACAAAACATTGCTGATGAAGCATTATGTTTAAAGCTCCTTTTCATTTTCCACATATCAACTTCACCAATTCACAAGCACAACACAACACCACAAATCAAACGCATTAGAACAGAAACGAATAAATGAATCAATAAAACCCTtttcctctctttcttttcttcaatcatgttttccagttttcATTTGACTTTTGCGTCACAGTCAACAGCACGAACACTCACACTCACCACAAAACCGtgccatcaaaatcaaacaacacCGCAACATTGATTTGATCACAATAAATCACTTTTTCTCCGTTCACAAAAATCTTAGTCTTAACTGCAATCGAAACGAACCAAGTTTCTACGCCGCCACCACCATTCCAATAAAACAGtaatagagagaaaaatattcatCACAATCGAGCCAAATATAAAaccttaaaataataataatcatcaacaaaattaaactgCAAAAATTGCAATATTGCATCAAGAAGACAAGTGGTTACCAGAGGAATTCAAGATTTACAGTGTAGACGAAAATGACGGTGTTATTTActgaaaggggaaaaaaaagaaaaatagattagAAAGGAATAAAAATGCAGAGAAGGAAGGGGGAAAGAGAAAAAcctttagaagaagaagaagaatagtgCAGTGCAGAGAGTAAGCAGTGCTTTAGCTTAGGAAGTAAGAAAGAAAGATCTTTTTTATGTTTCGCTATCACAGTATTTAAAGCCAGAACAGAATCACCGTACAGAAACTCAATTAGTcaatagagtttaatttttaagctGTGAATCTATTAAAAATTACTGAGGAACTGTTACAAAAGTCATTCGGCTTCAACCGCTCAATCGAGATCAGTGGTCGTTGGATCGCTCATGTATTGGACACGGGATGGTCTGGTTAAACCCAAccaattttgtgaaaatatgTGACCCAACCAATTTAAAAACCTCTGGGTTGTGCACATTAGGAAAAATAATGGGAGTGAAGAAAACAATCATGTGAGTGCACCTTTTGTTTAATAGAAAACTGGATTTGTgtctaattttgttttgtttattgaaaATAAGACTTATGTTTTAATTTAGGTAATTACTATTTGCATTCTTTTTATTACTAATACAGGTTATTtgtattatcaattttaatatttcgattattttagattttggaGTATGAAATTATGgataaatttttcttaattaaataatattagttatacttatataatatatatatatatatatataaaattttaaaattttaaatataaagcggttcaaattaagttaattattaacCTACCAATTAGACTATTGATCCATTATCTCGACCGACTCAATTATCAGACCAAATTTCACAGCTATGTATGCATCGATCAGggtattaaaaatattcttcagccctttcaaaaaatatattcttcacCCCACGTTTTATACGagtaatattttaacattttgaaGTTATgtgttttatctttataaatcgAATTAAGACTTTgtcttaaaagttaatttaaatatttttagtaataacttattttaattacattttaaaaatataaaaataaaatttaagaagaaACAATCTCGAAGGCAgccaacaaaataataaaaacacattcaaattataattttgattatttttaattcttaagtaatttttatctttctattttttataattttagtccttatattttaaaaaatttaatttgatcctattttcaattttatattttttatttttttattttcatccaatttgATCCTTAGTTTAACAAATTCATTTAAaggatcataaaaaataatttaataaattaagacgtaaaaatttaaagaaataaacatatacaaGATTGAGTATctaactaaaattacaaattttctcaaatttccagagtaaaattgcaaaaaaaaaaagtttaaaaaagcaaaatcacagataaaaaaattaaaaaatgaacaaaattataatttagcatAAAAGCATTTTGCTACCTAATGTCTCGATTTAACTCTTAACGAAGAAACCATCACGAAGCCCACCAATTAATTTTATACGAGGTGTCCGTTACTCGTCGGGGTTTTTTTAGTGAATAGTTAGTTCATTGCCAAAAGTCAGACGGACTAAAGGCCCACTAAGAACAATGGACCTTTGCTTACTTGTGTATCTACAAAATACTGAAATTTttgtccaaaaaaataatatagtatttttaattcaattatattcAGTGTTAGAACTTTTTCATgtcatatttttatcttatcttatgtcacaatattattttttagacaAACATTACTTGCATTGTACTATTGTAGTGCTTTTTTCATGTGTATATTATTTAGATTCTGAAGTAGTAAGATGTTTTGTCTCCTTACCTTACGTCATGTTCAATCCTCCTTAAACTATAGAGATAAAACAACAGATTTCTCTCTGCTATTTGAAATtgtttatttaatcaattttatttcttattttgatgatTAATCATTCACTTTGATGAAGATTGGACTCCTACCTTGGGACTAAAAAATTACGACCATGTTCAAAgtgaatgttttttaaatatctttactgtatgttttaaaagttcatttaaaatttttctattATCTTCTAGTGTCATAAAATtgatagtaaataaaaaaaatgatacatttaaaatgaatctatttacattaaaaatgaattatgatatatttaaaaatatccaTTTTCAAAcggaaaaatatctaaaaaaatctatttacattaaaatgaattatgatatattttatatccattttcaagaaaaaggaatatatattttaaaacaagtaaaaaaaaagtataatttaaacatctttcaaaaagaaagaaaaatataacttgCTCGATCTAACATGATCAACGCAAGtcatatgtaaatttatattctttctaaaaagaaatgaagatttatatatattgtttttgtttttgttatggaGCATTGAAAATGCATGCCTTTACACTGATAATGAGTTGGATCAAATGATCTTCTTGGCGTTAGACTTTGTTCCTTACGAACCcttcaaatatattatatatgaaactGTAGCTAGAAGCTCAAGGTAAAACTATGGCATTAAAAGTGCATACTTGATGTTCAAAATTTATGTAAAACCTAATCTGAGTGTCGGTGGGACAATCCTTTCAAAATGTCCACAAATGGGAAGGGGGATTTTTCCATGAATGCAAGGCTTTTAGCAAAGCTTTTcagatgcttttttttttcttcttcttcccttctcTCAAAAATGCTGTGGATGATGTGATCAGTATCCAAAGGCTTTGTAGAAATTAATTCCCATCTTATGGTTGCGATTATCCGCTTCATGTTCATGTCTTGTGCAATCAACCCATGTTGGATTCcgtttagaaaaatatatttagtcaaATACATATCcacataaataataattctattATCTGTATCCTTATCCATTTGGATATCTATGAATTTGTATCTGAAATCATTATATATCTTTTAGTTAACTTAAATGTCAATTCTTATAATGCATTTATTTAAGAAACTACTAGAATATGaatgttattataattataatattaaaatttgtggCTTGTGCTAAGTGAGTATTTATCGTTCTCTCACttagttttaataattttttggatttattaaaaaattgtaatattaaatttaatgataaaatataattaaaagagcattgattaaatatatattatataatttaattgaatattattcaaatataattctaattttaattatgatgcattaaaaaaatatttcaaaaatttaaaaatttaaaaacctttcaaaaattgattatataatatattaaataaattaagtgaatatcaataaaattaaatattataatatttatattcatgaaaaattgaaaataattaaacatacgCTAgacttatttaatataaaaaaaaaacttagttatTTTGAACGATTTTTGTGAATACTCGTTAAAACTCAATCCGATTACTGTCCTTGATTGAAATCGTGGAAATGCATGAAGCCATCATAGTAACAATGAGAAAAATACATACATTTCGTAAAACATGAAATTTTGCGTggcataaaactaaaaaaaatttatggccCCTCGTTGtggcttgtaaaaaaaattagttatttttttaataagtttggTCACAAATGTATAAGCATAATCTGACTCTAACAAATTCTTGTACGCAAGCCCCATTTTAGCAAGATAAAGTGGTTTGATATTCTCTTTTACGGTGAATATATGAAAAGTGTCAACAACAACATCTGTGGGTTTTAATAGTTAGGTGGCATGTCGGAggccaaaacaaacaaacaaaaaaaaatcgaagTGACAATATTATCgacttaaactaattttaatataaattttggtaaaacatattttatttatgaaaaagtaACTTGCACATCGTGACGggattgcattttttttctatattttttttaatacatcacTATATTGCTCTACTATCGATTTGATAAGTCTGCTTAGTAAATTATAGGATTgcctttaataaataaattagaaaatgatAGAACATTATATATGAATAAGTTCTGTTATAtgtttaatacattttaaaataaaataagacataaattcaaaagtgatgtatttattttaactaaaaaaaatactaaattaaagaaaacgCACTAGcataaaattattctcctctatTTACCAAACAGGGTGTAAAGGTTACTTAAAAGTATCTGTTAATCACTTAATCTAcatatattcattatatttgACCACtttaatacattattatttagagtttaaatatgttttattgataaaaaagcttaagaatatttttttcctcaaatttataaatatgtatgtttagTTGGCAAATAAAATTTTTCGTCAAAATCATGAAATACTATATTTAGTTCCTCATGCGATAATTCATTCAAACtattaaaaaagttagttaagagtgataaaaaaaatatttggtgaatttaaaggattaaaaatataaattttagttaaaaagactaaaaaagacaaactttaaatttaaaagacaaaagatatatttaaatttttcttcacAATACTATAAATGTTaagtatttattagttttattaataattaatttacgctaaaaaccctaaaacttaatagactttattttttcatttgcatttttttatttataaattttgaacctaaaattttacttaaagaaATTAGAATGCAACACACTCAAAGTGCATAATGTTGGGtttatcaaacatatataaatgatagttttttttcatccttaagttttttcatataaaaaagtaCTTGataatctaaattttattcaaatattaaaatacatttGTTAACAAAACTCAAATATATCTTTTTGAGTTCagaacacacatatatatatatcgagAAATATATCTAATAACTCTTACAATCTTATTCAATATCTTTAAAATAAGCctaaatatatttgtaaaattactTTATCAACTCTATTATATATGCAATGCCATAATTCTGACGACTAGGGACATAATTCCCCTAACTTCACGTGACTTATAAGTGACAcctcaattatgtgacaaataataagacttttttttttggtggatgACTAATAATAAGACTTAAAAACAAAGAATGCTAGACCATTGAAACTGAAACAATTATTGCAATCAGCTCTTGAATCAAGTCGCATTTACTTACAAATGGTAAATGCTAGAGATCGAATGCTTAATCatcaaataaaagtataattttttattaaaaatattgattgcctatataaaatgttaatattttttccgTGTGAATGCCTATTGCCGTTactaattaaattgttttactatataaaatgttaatattttatagtttattCAAACTTTGAAatgtgtattattatttttagaatgCTAGCGATATATGagttttttatccaaaaaaaaaaaatatttattcaaataatataactCAAAAATATTTATGCTAATGATTAAAAACACTATAGCAAGTGAGAAATGGATGCTTTTGAAACTGATTTTTACTATAAATTAGATCATGAGAAATCGATTTTtaaagtagtatttttttttatacacattggtagttttttttttcataaccaACAAAGGTGTGGTGCTTGTTTGTATGCCCCCGCAATTGCAATTTTCAAGTTGGCTAAAGAGACGCTTACTGCTACTAAAACCCATAACTGTATCTTCACCACCTTCCCACACCAACCCTCAGGTAATGCCTTCTTCTCAACATTGGGTGCATCATCCACTATGTTCCCTTTTCGTTTCATAGCCCCTTTTGCATTCTTGGTTACCCAGTTCCCGTGATGGGTTTGTTTGCGTTTTTGAGTCTTCTTATAGGAGACCATGGTTGAAGCCTGAAGGGTTTGTTCTGCACTTTCACTTTCACTTTCCCATGTGAACACATCTTGCTTGATGAAATGCCAATGTGGGGGGTTGGTTTTGCTGTGCTTGTTGGAATGTGAAATGGTCTGGTGGGAAATCAAAAGATCAAACATTTTTATGTGTCTTTCCAGATACATTGATGTTTCCCTCCTGCCCACCTGCATCTCTACCGAGAAAAGCTTTAATTAAATGCTCAATGCTTGTTTATATGTGTTTGTTTGTATTGGTAAAACATGGGTACTAGTTTCTTGCATATGGACTAGAatcttgaaaattaaaacaatttttttaaaaaaatacttttggggGAACCGATTTCTAAagtcctaaaaaaaattatttctcacttgttatgatattttatatcattaagataaatactttttgaattgtattatttagataaatatttatttttttatattttttgggtaAAATAATCAGCGATATCTCTTATACTTTTTTTCAATATTCTTGATCAGTTAGAATTTGTTAagaatcaataattttattggATTCCATACtcaaatcaagaaaaataattattaatgataaataaaatccattaaaattgatgtttttttaataatttttaattgattactctTAAAAAAACGTGTGACAGATAAAGTATCATtagcatttttatttattgagacTTTTTTTAGAGGTATTTATTGAGACTTGATATATATCCAATCAGTTCCTTCTTTGTTAATTAGACTATCATTTATTTAACATGTGTGCATGATTACATGAGCAATGAATAGAAAAACTATTAACTAATttcttatcataattttttttttttgcttctttagtgtatttataaatatttaatataatgcaTTAATAGTCTTTATCATGTGTTGATAGTCGCACACTAAAAAGCCAATCGAACTTAAAacatcatatataatttaattacataagAATGACAATAAATACAATTGGGTGACAATAACTATTTATTGACGCGTATTTTATGGGATAAGTTTTAAGCTACCATTTATACGAATAgctcttctaagttctaaccaaagaaaattgaattgacaaaatcaatatttttttctataaaatttatttatttattacttgagtctctattttttaaatttaattctttatgttTGTACCATGCAACATATTCGTCTTTTCCTTTAACTTGGTTTAACGCTAAGCTACTTTGTGTTTGTGcaacaattttatatattt is a genomic window containing:
- the LOC100796170 gene encoding uncharacterized protein, which encodes MLYCSKKKMELIGTSSDAVPHQNHSSRGSSNAGNKNLTEKEVYVNHAELAWHQMRTEWVGDQSKKLRRSPKGSTLSVTRTYEEVLASREPFKRPILLSEMVSFLVEIWLEDGLYD